CACCAACTATCGCTGCCTGCCCCAACTCGCCGTAGCCTGCAATCGGTGAGAGTCTCCATTGGTTGGAGACGGACAGGATGGGCACGATGGACTGGGTGGCCAGCAGCCCACCACGCCCCCGCGGGCACTGTCCACCTCGTCCATCCTGTGCACCCTGCCCACCTTGTCCACTCCGCCCACGGGTTGCCGCGGCGCCGAGCCGTTTGACTCCCCGGGCAGAGGGCTGCTAGAATGGCCTCGACGGGAGGGCGGGGAAGCCCATGGCCGCTCCACGCAAAGGCTACCGCTACATCCAGCCCGAGGCCCTGGCGAAGGTGGCGAAGATGAACCTCGTCGCCCGCGCGGTGGTCGAGGGCTTCATCTCGGGCCTCCACCGCAGCCCGTTCCGGGGCTTCAGCGTGGAGTTCGCCGAGCACCGCGAGTACATGCCCGGCGACAATATCAAGGATGTGGACTGGCAGGTGTTCGGGCGCACGGACCGCTTCTATGTGAAGCAGTACGAGGAGGAGACGAACCTCAAGGCGCACATCCTGATTGACACGTCCAGCTCGATGACCTACAAGAGCGACGAGCACGGGTTGACGAAGCTGGAGTACGCCTGCTACCTGGCGGCGTGCCTGAGCTACCTGATGATCCGCCAGCAGGATTCGGTGGGGCTGGTGTGCTTCGACCGCGAGATCAGGCACTACATTCCCGCCCGCGCGACGAGCACGCACCTGAGCCTGATGCTGCGCCACCTCGAGACGCTGAAGATGGACGCCGGGGTGACGACGAACGTGTCGAAGACGTTCCACGATCTGG
Above is a genomic segment from Planctomycetota bacterium containing:
- a CDS encoding DUF58 domain-containing protein, which produces MAAPRKGYRYIQPEALAKVAKMNLVARAVVEGFISGLHRSPFRGFSVEFAEHREYMPGDNIKDVDWQVFGRTDRFYVKQYEEETNLKAHILIDTSSSMTYKSDEHGLTKLEYACYLAACLSYLMIRQQDSVGLVCFDREIRHYIPARATSTHLSLMLRHLETLKMDAGVTTNVSKTFHDLAEFIRRRGLLIILSDLYDDPKEVVRGLRHFRYKKHEVILFHIFDKWELDFPFRKLSDFVDMETNEELQVDPRYVREEYRKQVQAFIDTYRRDCSTSRIEYVQTDTSVPYDFMLFAYLAKRKRLF